The genomic stretch cttccagtatgtaaacagtggaatgacaacctttCAGAGATGCAGTACCCAACGTTAACCTTATCTCTCTACCTAATGGCTGTGGCAGCAATCAGATGCAGTACCCATCGTTAACCTTATCTCTCTACCTAATGGttgtggcagcaatgagatgcagTACCCAACGTTAACCATATCTCTTCATAATGGTTGGttgtggcagcaatgagatgcagTACCCATCGTTAACCTTATCTCTCTACCTAATGGCTGTGGTAGCGATGAGATGCAGTACCCAACATTAACCTTATCTCTCTACCTAATGGCtgtggcagcaatgagatgcagtacccaatgttaaccttatctctctacataatggttgtggcagcaatgagatgcagtacccaacgttaaccttatctctctacctaatggttgtggcagcaatgagatgcagtacccaacgttaaccttatctctctacataatggttgtggcagcaatgagatgcagtacccaacgttaaccttatctctctacataatggttgtggcagcaatgagatgcagTACCCAACGTTAACCATATCTCTACATAATGGttgtggcagcaatgagatgcagTACCCAACGTTAACCTTATCTCTCTACATAATGGTTGTGGCAGCAATTAGATGCAGTACCCAACGTTAACCTTTTCTCTCTACCTAATGGttgtggcagcaatgagatgcagtacccaacgttaaccttatctctctacataatggttgtggcagcaatgagatgcagtacccaacgttaaccttatctctctacctaatggttgtggcagcaatgagatgcagTACCCATCGTTAACCTTATCTCTCTACATAATGGCTTTGGTAGCGATAAGATGACACATACGAGTCAAGTAAAATTTGACTCTTTCCATTTACTATATAACATGGCCCCCTTGTGAACCATTTTGAACAAAGTGCCCCTAGTCCCCCTGCAATTAATGAAGGTTCCCTTTACTTCCATAACATGTCAATCCCTTATGTTTCTGGCGAGTAGAAGAGGCTCATTGTCATCCTGTGATATTACATTTTCTCTTGAAGCTACGATGAAAGTATAAAAGGAATCTCCAAAACACAACTTAAAAGTTTATGAAGtacatctatttcctggagttgcCTTCCCCTCTCTATATAAGCACaccgtacacacacacacacacacacatacacacacattttatcGAGAATACAAAGATATCATTTACGTGCCAACCTTGATCTACAAACAACACTTCACACATTGCATTTACGTTTATTACATAATGATTTATATGTCatgtaaattagcataatataacaaatattatacaatattcAAGTTACATTATTACTGAACTGTGTAATGAAAGTTCACATGACAAACTCTTTGCTTGGTTTGTTTTGGTTGTAGTCACGTACGTAATTTATACAATCTTAGGGTGCCGTACATTCCCCGTAAACAAATCATGGCAATAGAAACACTTGTAAATATAATAGCAGGGTGTGATATTATTCCCAATCTATACAGAAGACATATATTCTGTTATTGCTAACGGTTCTGGTGGTCTTACACTTAGGTCTAGTACTGGGCTATCTGTCTTCGACCTCAACATGTAGTGTCCTGCAGCCAGTATCAATCCAGATACTCCCATTGTGGCTCCAGCAAAGTAGAACGAACAGTCGTAGCTGCCTGTGATGTCGCGTAGGTGACCTTAGATAAGAATCAGAGGAGGAAGAAAGATAATTTCCATCATTATATTTTTAGTACAATATTACAGAAATTATTAGAAATTTCACTTGAAGTCATTGAAATGATCTTGTATTCGATCCCAGAAACCTTGTTTCCAAGTAAGCATGCACATGGTGGAATGtgatttgaatgaatgaatgaatgaatgacccTTTACAAATTAGCATTGTGAAAGTCGGATTGGCTCTGAAAATCGGCAATGGTAAATATAGTTTTTACTGTTCGTAAACACATGGAACAGATTGAACCAGATTTCAAGAAACTCATTGGATATGTAAAATTGTTTTCTATTCTGTAACATTTTAGTTATGACATATGAATAGTTAACGAAAACGTGATAATGTGACCGGTTGTACGCCTTCGGAGTACTCCATATCCTTCGGCTTTTGTTCGGCAACCTTCGGAACACAGACCCGAGGTCTTTTTACAAGACTAATTTCTCGTATAGTTCAAACAACGTTGCAAGAAAGGATTCAGTTCTTCAATAGAAAaacttgaattgtataacttaCCGTTATATTGAGAGCAGCTTTATACTCACTATACATTGACAAGCTTTTTATTTAGTAATCAGAAAGTTTAACATTCTAAGGAACTCGACTGAACAGTTTTGGCAATAAGTAATCTACCATGCGAGTATGTAGACAAAATATCCTAAATACTTATCTGtagtacatacatatcaaacacTTACCTGATATTATTGGCCCAATTAATTGTCCAAAACTTGACAACAGTAAACCCCAACCAAGCCCAGTGATGAAAGAGGCGTCAGGTAGAATGGATCTAACAGTAACATTGAATTGTGCCGCATATCCACTCCTTGACATACCAATAGCAAAGAGTAACGGTATAGCTGCTCCAAGCgaagatgtaaatggtaatagtAGAACCGATACTCCATTGAGTAAATTTATCAAACTCGTGTACAATATTCTGTTCACACGAAAACGACTGAGTATAAACCCGAAAGTCGGACTTCCTACCAAAAGACCTACACCATTTATGGATAGTAATCTCGCAGTTGTTGACTTTGATTTTACAATACTTAGTACTATAGGGGCTAGATGCACCAACGAGATAGCCTGTCCAACTGAGAAAATGGCTTGACATGAGACTAAGAGCACGTACATGCGGTTTGATGTTAAAAGTCTGAAGTCGAAAAACGTAGAACATGTTTTACAATCTAGACAACAAGCTCTGCACGTGGTACTTCTTGACTTGGAATTCTTGAATCCTACTTCGTCTTCACTCGTCCCCCCAGTTTCTCCCTCAATAATTGGCGTTTGGCCATCTAACACTTCAAAGTCTAAGTTGTCTATCGTGTTTGTACGTTTTGGTTTGGGTCTCTTTATGGATACAATCAATGCCGCAGAAATGAACAAGTTGGCAGACATCCCAGCAAAAACGAGGATTGCACCTCTCCATCCGTAGGCATCGATGCAAAACTGAAAAATCGTAGGCAAAGCCAATGTCCCGACACCTGTTCCCATAAAACCTATTCCACTGGCTAATGGATGTCGTCGCTTGAAGTACAGAGCAACATTTGCTATCACCGGTGGACTTAAAGTACCATACGCTAAACCTGtgtgaaaatgtacaaatattaattattattcaCGCCAAGTTTTTGGTTGATTTTCTGACAATCTAACAAATTCTGCTGGTATGTTGACTTGCGCTGATAATTTACTGTTACAATGAACTAAACCATAGTAGCGGATCAAACTTTTGATCCATGAGAGCGTGTGAGCGGGTCAcaggtgcctggaagtttgtatcAACTTCCATCTCGAGTATTTAAACCATCGTGGAACAGGGACGGGGACGATACAAACTTCCAGTCACCTATGACCCCTATTACACTCACATGTCTGTAAGGTACATGTGTTCTTCATAATGGGCTAATCTATTGACAAAGACTAAAGTGTGCAATCGAAACCTTCAGGTAACActtttcaagtttgtattttgtCTATAGTGCTTATGTGAATGTTGGCCTCCCTATATCCTACATAATATTTGCAAAGAAGACCGCAAACGTCAAATAAAGACCAAAAATTAAACAAAAGCCGGCTTATCTGAGCTCATTGGTCTTAAACTTATTCATGTTGGACTGTAGGTATGTTGAATATGTATCAGTACACACATGACTATGTTAACATGAACGTGGAACAAGAAAATACACTAAAAACCATACCCCCCATAAAaaaccaaacaacaacaacaacaacaacaacaacaacaacaacaacaacaacaacaacaacccaaaaacaacaacttatGAATACTCACCATTAAAAAATCCAAAGGTGACTATCAAATGCCATAACTTTGTTGAAAACGTACTAATTGTCAgggataaaaatgaaattgctGCACCCACCATTGCTACTTTTCTGAATCCAAATTTCTTGGCACAAGCTGCCGTGATGGGAGCTTTTATTACAACATGGAAGAAATAACAggtcattaaaaaaatattattgtcGAGATATTCATAGATGTGGTACTCTTTAAGAAGAGAGGCATTGTGggaaaatacattttgatatattttatgatttcgCAATTTAGCTGCATGTTACGCCAAGTGATGCATCTGAGGCTTTCTTCATGTCACTGACCTTCCACTGGAACGGCGGTGTCACCTGGGAGTCAACTTTAAACTTATATTGGTGCTACTTAAACATAAACATAGCCCGTCTGTTGTCGTTGTGTAAGATAAAGTTTTAGATATAATTGTCTACATTTCTTTGAATCATTAATATTAAAGCATTGAATAGTTAAGTAGTTCCAGGAAAAGGTGAAAAGGTTACTCCCATAACGAGTATCCAATGCAAAATAGTGACACTCTATGAAACTGATGAAGTTTCAACTTTACATTTCTCCCTAATCGCATGAgacataaataaaacaaaattatagtttttaaaaacactCTGAATGACTTATTTGGTAGATATTAaaatttctccccccccccccagtgacGTTTGCATTTAATAAATGAACATGCGCACATTTCTGGAAGAAACTGTATGAACCTTGTATCTTGTAAATTATTGCATATTTTCATATCTTTCGAAGAAAATGTATACAGTTATGATAAAGTATGGAGTTGGGTGCGGCAACGGTCATTCATTGTGTAAATGTGACTATAACTGCATATGTCACCTAGCACAACAAATTGAGTGTGGGACCAACTATGCTGAACGATACATCATTACTTCTACATAGCATCACATGTCCCCTTCTATGCATAGCATTAAAATGTTTAGTGTCACATAAAAGTAATACTTACAAACCATCCAAGTCAAACCCGAGGATAATGACAAAATCCATGATGTCTTCGCAGCACTTTCGTTGAAATATTCGATAAAGGTGATAAAGAAAATCCCAAGAGCAACACTTGTGCCCTTCGCAAAGAAAAGGCGGATGAAAAGTCCCACGACTGACAACCATCCCCAGCAGCCTCCCTCAGGGTGACTCTCAGACTTGGTATACTTGTATTTACTAGTCATGACTGGTGGGAACGCTAGGGATAGAATGGAGAAGACATGTATTAGGATTATCAAATAACTTGAAGGAAAACATCTCGAAACTTTGAAGGTGACGATATATATAGCGGGAATTTTTTCTTCACACAACTTTTTCATTTAATGGTCGACTTTCAAGACCTTTGTGTGACATTTGAGTAGTAGTATATGTCAGGGATGAATACAAACGACGTCATGTGATAACCTTTCAATGCTCTAGCCTAGAGTTCATTGTTTGAATGTTATCACGTGATCTGCTTGTTTCTGTACCTCAATGGACGCTGTCGAAACTGTCAAGCTATCTGTGCCACTGACACGGAAATCAAAATGATGCATGCTGTAAGCTAGCTCTGGATATTTGCACTCAGAGTCCGCACGATGCATAGATTCTGTAGACCCAAACCATTCATTCCCTTGGCCATTTCTATTTGATGTCCATCCTTTCTACACACCTACAAGCGCTTTGACATTTGCCCGCATTATGTTTGGTTAAATGTTTGGTTACAAAcatgcatatttacatatttagaCAATGGTTAGATCTAGTTCACTGcatagatgttggagagagaTAACGTCTATGCTTTGACCTTACATTAATTCTTCTAATCTTACGCTAGCGGACTTTAGGTGTACGTACTGATATTAACACACAGTTTTCGCGCAATGCCATATGTTGACAATTCTATACAGGGCCATACTAATGCAAACAGAATTCAACTGCATTTACAAGATCGTGTatgtgttttttaaatataatatttatgtgTCAACTTCTAAATGTGTAATATATGGTATGATGTATCATTAAATATTGGAGGATAAATATGACTTGCCTGACTTACTTATTTCTTAAGTTCTTATTAACGAATATTTACGTGGTTCCAGATCAATCCTATATTGGACTTTGAAGTTTTTTTGAAAACTGCCATCTCATCCGTGTCACCACACGTCCAGATGTCTCAATTTGATGTTCATACAATAGGCTGGCGATGACTGTAATGTATGGCATCCCGCATGCGCCGCGACCTCATGTGTCCTTATCTCTATCTATATATTATGGTTTATTCCACACAAGATGATCTATTATTTGAACTTATGCTGGTGTACGCTACACTTTTTGATAGGTGAAAGCCGGATGGACTGTGCACGCTATTAATTACttacaaaaatataatacattgtaggCTATAACATATCGCCACTCGCTGTGttacacacgcgcgcgcacgcacataCACGCTAAAATGGatattaatacagatattaatatttaaacaataatggactcaagcaaactttgaacgacataatgggcgatgcaagagccgagcccattatggagtgcaaagtttgcttgagtccattatggactgggagggcgtacattattgttaatattttatagttttgccaattccagtgaatttgtagaccgagaaacgcaaaacaacgtataatatacacagcgctgaacatcgtctgccatgttcggcccggaagccgaatactaatcatagcgacacacgtacgtacacgtacacacacatatacacttcaatgaactgctgtgaacacaaatttgtttcatgaatgcgttgtatttttaaacagtagaaatgacaatcataagtaacaacatacatttcgaaaaaatacctagtcgtatgaagaaacagaacaaatctcATCTCTcattacggacataagcttgtattgttatgctcatTCCGGggcggagtacattatcagtaataatgtacagcgatgacgtcacaaaattcactggaattggtaatgctataatataattatcaatACTGTGCTCGAGGATACGCAATAACTATGGAGTATTAGTGTAGCCTTTTCACCGTCATTGCATCAACTACACTAAATGTTTCGATGAGGCACCCTATGCTTACCTTGCTTGGACTGAGAACtctacaaaacatttcataGAGAATTTATAGGTAGAATAAATCATTCGTTGTTTTTATTTATCAGTTTTTAATCTTTACTTTAAGCGACATGTAATCAGTAAAATATACTTTCCGTGGTAGCTGTAGCAAAGCAAAATGCACAGAACAATACACACGATAGAATAAAAAGAGACTCTGAACCCAGAATTTGTTTGCACCTAATCTCGCCGAGCTCTAGACGCAGAGGACAGAAGCAGAAAGGGAGTAAGTAATGATGACAACGtgatttgtacttttttttcttttcttttttataaacaatattccatgactgaggaaagttgttgtgctagtatataagttctagatctagcaAACACTTAGCtaaaacccacaccactttctgctacgaaatgttacatttgctacgcttcaactggccatgtaggtaaaatcatgtaaatttttcggtccccgtacttcgagtccatgtatcgtttagatttataaacgtttactagtgttgttggggcgagttgaaaattggacgggttaaaaatggggcgagttgaaattggggcgagttgaaatgggacgattTGAAATTGGGACGAATTGAATCGCAATCGCTAACCAGTACGTACATGTAGAGTCAGCACTACCGTGTCTAGCATTCAATACACTAATAATAAGTCTCTGTGCATtttctcattcattcattcattcattcattcattcattcattcattcattcattcattcattcatccatccatacattgtTGCTGATAGACAATGATATGAAGGGAAACTCGGACGGCAAAGCAATCAGTATATATGCGCATGCTCTGTTTGACTCCTTGCCAATTCTCCAAAGCTCGTGATGCACGACCTCCAGATCGACATATATATGCAAAGGTCAGTCACATGCGTTCAAAGGTGATTGTGAAGCCATGCTAACCAACAGCTGTGTAAGTTAAAAATATGTCGGCCAGTACGTGCtctgctgttgttgctgctaCGGCTGTAGTTGCAGCCGGTGCACACACTATCTACCCCTACTGGTATCGGGATGTCCAGGTGGTAAGACAGACCAGGGCGCTGGAAAACGCCCTCAAAGTATGTGCAGATTCTAAGCTGTTTATCGTGGACCTCTTCGAAGTAGCCGCTGCAAAAACTCCCTACAAACCATTCATTATTTATAATGACACCTTGTACTCCTACCATGATATCGACGTTATGGCAAACAAAATGTCCCACTTTGCTCAGAATCAAGGACTCCACATTGGTGATACAGTGGCTATATTAATGCGGAATGAACCAGCATACATTTGGGCATGGCTAGGGTTTGCTAAATTAGGCATCAAGTGTGCTCTGATTAACTACAATTTGCGTAGTGATTCGTTATTGCACTGTATCGATATATCTGAGGCCAAAACTGTCCTTGTTGGTAAAGGTAGGTGAACGTTCATTTTGCATATTACATATAATGATACTTGTGCTGTTTCAGAAGCCCAGAATCATATATTGATGATTCAGAAGAAAAAGTTATTTGTAAGCACATTGtccacagtttttttttaaattcgtTTTAAGATTCCTGACGAAGGTCCTCCGTGAAGGACTGAAAAGTAGAAATAAAAGTTTTCAAGTTTAATCAAAGTGGGAGCAAGACCTTGTTCTTTTATATCGATAAGATTTCCACCGATGATGATTACATTGCATATGAAACATGGAGGCAAATGAACTTAAGGTTGTGTATGCCCGTAGGTGAAGACCTGATTCGTGCTGTAAGGGAGATAGAAGATGAACTTCATGATAGACAAATGGGTATCTGGAGTGTTGGCAATAAACTTAGCGACACTGTAACATCAAAGTATATCAGGTACATTGACGACCAATTGACAGCAGCTTCTGACCTTCCACCTTCTCCTACACTACGAAGtgctatgaatattcatgatactATTCTTTACATATTTACGTCTGGAACAACAGGTATGGAAACAAGATTTATGTGGCGACATAAAACAGAAACATTAAAGTATTGTGTTTGGATGAATAGAAAATGTGTCACTTAAGATGCTTTTGCAATCACATAGACATGGTGGGGGGAGTTAGTTACTTGATATGCTAGGATATCTTAAAAGGGAATCTACAAATAGTACCATTCTTAAATGAGGAGACTTGAACATATACTGACTGTTTAACGGTGAAAAGTTTGATTGTATGataacaatttatttcactCAAATGAGATTGTAAatcaaataatgtaaatatgtgCTGGGGAACCCCCTCCCGTACCCACCCCCATctggctccctcaaacttcgATTCAACTTATGCCGCCTGATTTCCAATTTTACTAgctactttgggaataagctgcattcattgttatCTCTCCCTTTTGGAATAAGCTTatgttatgatgatgatgaaattaaatttcaaaataaaaatttgtgtttgtgtttgtgtttgtgtttgtgtttgtgtttgtgtttgtgtttgtgtatgtatgtatgtatgtatgtatgtatgtatgtatgtatgtatgtatgtatgtatgtacacatgccTCAATGGAACACTCGACCtcaatttgtgtaatgtttgtagAATGCCAGTTATGACTGTAAAATGGTGGGGGAGGCCCTGGGGTTACGAACATATTTTGAGTCAAGGAGGGGAGGTTACTAAACTTTTCTGGATTTTAAAGCAattccacccccaccccccaccccggtcataaataatgacgacTCCCAATATTTTCAGTGACCTACATAGCCTCTTCTGTGCCTGCTTCCCTGACTGGTGCTTGAGCATGCGCAACAAGGATAGACATCACTAATTCCCAGACTGTATTCAATATATGCCATAGGCTCTGTGCGTTAACAACAATTAATGTAAGTATATCTTCCCAAgaaattaaatgtatatttgcaCAATATGAATGACATATTTTCGCATCTTGTATCTCTGAAGGTCTGCCAAAAGCTGCCAGATATCCCAACACTCGATATTTACGTGCCTCGTTTCGCTTCTCATCTATCATTGGCAACAGTGacgtaatttacataacaacgCCGCTCTACCACGCTGTCGGATTTTGTCTTGCTGTTGGTGCCGCTATTCGATCAGGTAAGCATCTGAATAGGAGATATGTGGTATTTCTCcaaatacagtgaatttcacaataccattcagcttttctgtttgatacaaccacacagaaaccaacaagaaactacatatgccacacttcacaCACTTGAAGTATACACACTTCAGAAGTAATAAGCAATGTCTGTTATGTTCCCATTAGCAATATTAAAGGTTCAGGTCAACCTCAGGATTATTGGGAGATGTGATAAATACCTGTTTGCTAGAGCCATTATactaaccatagaccctccaccaacaacAGGatacgttggtggagggtctatgtactAACAtgcaaaaaaacaaaccatatcGCCACCCCATGACTTGTGAAGTGCATAACCCCTTTACTTAACAAATACGCTGTGCAAattctcattaaattttgtccatagaccctagggtctatgatttgtctagatgtatattgtaaagaaacCATATCTTTTGCTAAATTGTGTAAAGTTATCAGACTTGTCTTGGCCTTtcatatttgacattgaaaacaCTTTATTACCTTTGTCTACTAGGTGCTACCTGTGTAATAGCACCAAAGTTCTCTACCAGACACTTCTGGCAAGATTGCTGTAAACACAACGTTACCGTCTTCTTCTATGTTGGAGAACTTTGTCGTTACCTGTTGGCTGCTCCAGAGGTGATAACCAGTTCTTTTGTCCCTTAAGTTTGTAATTTTCGATGACTTCAATTGTGTTCACCAGGTCAAACAATTATAGCTTATAGCAATGTTCAGTTACACTGCTGtactgtgtttttatttcagaGACCAGAAGACAAACTACATAAAGTGCGATGCATGATAGGAAATGGACTACAGACAGATATCTGGAACAAATTTCTCTCACGTTTTCACATACATACCATTGCGGAATTTTACGGCGCTACAGATTTGCCCTTCTTTTCTATTAACACTGACAAGGGAAAACCTGGAGTTGTGGGAATGTTTTCACCTTTGTTAAGAGTGAGTGCTATGCAATTGGTCTAGTCTTTAACTGTCAAAAGAAACATGGCAACTCTGTGTATCTTTGGCTATAAGGTGTATCTCATCTTTATTCATTTTAGCTCCCGCTCGGGCATCACCCAAAGtggactattacaatgggttccgtctgtgtgtgtgtgtgtgtgtgtgtgtgtgtgtgtgtgtgtgtgtgtttccccGTCTGTACTCATCTAAGTCTCAGACCTGAGTCCATATGTTCGATGTGCATAggccgatttctttcaaacctggtacaacGTTGAAATATTATACTTGAcaaatgcacatcactttgttttttgACATTCTCAAATTCGACCTATGgaagccatatttgtagttaaaggTCACAATTTATAACATAACTCAAAAACAGTAACACATAGAGATTCCAATCAAGTGTATATCTATCTACTCTTTAAAAACCCACTGAGTCTTACACATGTACCTTCAAGCATACTTACATAGACGATATTTGAAAGTCAGCACCACCATTCATCTGTCAAAAGACATACTTGGATACAGCAGTTTGGTACACGGTGTCCAACATATAAGTAACTCCACGATCTCTTCATTCGTATCTCATTCTCTTGTCCCTATTCTTCCCATAACCcaattcaattcattcatttcCTTTTCTCATGTTTCTGTACCTTATTTGAAATCACATATGCATATCATACCCATGGGTCACTATAATTTTGCTAATCTGCAGGTGATTAGAGCATCAACCTCATTTTGCAATACCAGATACTCGTTCCTCTATCTCAATAATGGAGGAGTGTGTCTTGACCTAAGTTTTAGGATCCCATCCCCTCACTTAACAGTTAAATTGATGTCAAGTTGTTAGCTTGATTTCAACTTCAAACTTCGTGTACTTTCCCCATACATGCATTTTACCAGCCattatatgattatttttttcaccTCGACAccataaagaaatataaatatgagtTCCCATTAATTGTATACGACCACTTTTCACTGTTAGCAGCTGCCATTACAACTGTACTGTCACGTGTATTGTACTCAAAAGAAATGTATTTCCTTTCTACTTAATATACTATGTGCTAACATAA from Glandiceps talaboti chromosome 12, keGlaTala1.1, whole genome shotgun sequence encodes the following:
- the LOC144443105 gene encoding monocarboxylate transporter 12-like → MTSKYKYTKSESHPEGGCWGWLSVVGLFIRLFFAKGTSVALGIFFITFIEYFNESAAKTSWILSLSSGLTWMVSPITAACAKKFGFRKVAMVGAAISFLSLTISTFSTKLWHLIVTFGFFNGLAYGTLSPPVIANVALYFKRRHPLASGIGFMGTGVGTLALPTIFQFCIDAYGWRGAILVFAGMSANLFISAALIVSIKRPKPKRTNTIDNLDFEVLDGQTPIIEGETGGTSEDEVGFKNSKSRSTTCRACCLDCKTCSTFFDFRLLTSNRMYVLLVSCQAIFSVGQAISLVHLAPIVLSIVKSKSTTARLLSINGVGLLVGSPTFGFILSRFRVNRILYTSLINLLNGVSVLLLPFTSSLGAAIPLLFAIGMSRSGYAAQFNVTVRSILPDASFITGLGWGLLLSSFGQLIGPIISGHLRDITGSYDCSFYFAGATMGVSGLILAAGHYMLRSKTDSPVLDLSVRPPEPLAITEYMSSV
- the LOC144443106 gene encoding long-chain fatty acid transport protein 6-like, which encodes MSASTCSAVVAATAVVAAGAHTIYPYWYRDVQVVRQTRALENALKVCADSKLFIVDLFEVAAAKTPYKPFIIYNDTLYSYHDIDVMANKMSHFAQNQGLHIGDTVAILMRNEPAYIWAWLGFAKLGIKCALINYNLRSDSLLHCIDISEAKTVLVGKGEDLIRAVREIEDELHDRQMGIWSVGNKLSDTVTSKYIRYIDDQLTAASDLPPSPTLRSAMNIHDTILYIFTSGTTGLPKAARYPNTRYLRASFRFSSIIGNSDVIYITTPLYHAVGFCLAVGAAIRSGATCVIAPKFSTRHFWQDCCKHNVTVFFYVGELCRYLLAAPERPEDKLHKVRCMIGNGLQTDIWNKFLSRFHIHTIAEFYGATDLPFFSINTDKGKPGVVGMFSPLLRKLGSFEIVKCDYEIAEPIRDSKGRCIPVKYGEPGLLLSKPSGLNQFYGYHGNKKLSEKRILHNVLQEDDKYINSGDLMMLDRNFYLYFVDRLGDTFRWQGENVSTTEVAQALTSFPSVQEAILYGVTVPGHNGRAGMAAVILKDGYHNLDFHQLYTYLHSKLPPYACPRFIRIRQTLDMTGTFKYTKTDLMKEGFDPSIVCDAIFVMDSNSQTYRLLDSDVYKSITVGAARL